The following proteins come from a genomic window of Blastococcus sp. HT6-30:
- a CDS encoding isochorismatase family protein, producing the protein MDPQPERHCWDDVIGDDERLVATRYRPRPPGRRPALLLIDCYRKVFGDRPQPLAEAIEEFPSSCGLAGWAALPHLEGLLARARATGVPVLHTTGDAHVGVPGGGVTQRAPVPGQDDAAGLEFVESLCPRDGEIVVRKSRASAFFGTPLSTWLRELDVDTLVVAGETTSGCVRATAVDAYSSGYRVVVVEEATFDRSPLSHKMSLFDLSLKYAAVVHTDRALELFGAGPG; encoded by the coding sequence ATGGACCCGCAGCCCGAGCGGCACTGCTGGGACGACGTCATCGGCGACGACGAGCGCCTGGTCGCGACGCGCTACCGGCCCCGGCCGCCCGGCCGGCGGCCGGCGCTGCTGCTGATCGACTGCTACCGCAAGGTCTTCGGGGACCGGCCACAGCCACTCGCCGAGGCGATCGAGGAGTTCCCCTCGTCCTGCGGGCTGGCCGGGTGGGCGGCACTGCCGCACCTGGAGGGCCTGCTGGCGCGGGCCCGGGCAACCGGGGTGCCGGTACTGCACACGACCGGTGACGCCCACGTCGGTGTCCCGGGTGGCGGGGTCACCCAGCGGGCCCCTGTGCCCGGTCAGGACGATGCGGCGGGACTGGAGTTCGTCGAGTCACTGTGTCCACGCGACGGCGAGATCGTGGTGCGGAAGAGCCGGGCCAGCGCCTTCTTCGGCACGCCGCTGTCCACCTGGCTCCGGGAGCTGGACGTGGACACGCTGGTGGTGGCGGGCGAGACCACCAGCGGGTGCGTGCGGGCGACTGCAGTGGACGCCTACTCCTCCGGCTACCGGGTGGTGGTGGTCGAGGAGGCAACCTTCGATCGCAGCCCGCTGTCGCACAAGATGAGCCTGTTCGACCTGAGCCTCAAGTACGCCGCGGTCGTGCACACCGACCGTGCCCTCGAGCTCTTCGGCGCCGGCCCGGGCTGA
- a CDS encoding acyl carrier protein, whose translation MATGETGFEDVFYDLVSVQYHSLKAGHDYGQYVRDAENAGLDDVAAFFREVMDQDSQRARRCHEFLGRLQGTEQGGPATQ comes from the coding sequence ATGGCAACCGGTGAAACCGGCTTCGAGGACGTCTTCTACGACCTCGTCTCCGTCCAGTACCACTCGCTCAAGGCCGGGCACGACTACGGCCAGTACGTCCGGGACGCCGAGAACGCGGGCCTGGACGACGTCGCCGCGTTCTTCCGCGAGGTGATGGACCAGGACTCCCAGCGCGCCCGGCGCTGCCACGAGTTCCTGGGCCGGCTCCAGGGCACCGAGCAGGGCGGTCCGGCGACCCAGTGA
- a CDS encoding DsbA family oxidoreductase: MQVEVWSDVVCPWCYIGKRRLEAALEKFPHRDQVEVVWRSFQLDPSAPEGEVHPTLPALAAKYGTSVEQMRQNMAQVEQVAAGEGLEYSLTDAVSGNTLLAHELLHLAAGHGKRNELKELLLHAYFEQGKSVFDVDSLVPFAVQVGLDEAEVREALGDRRYLAAVRQDSATAQSLGATGVPFFVVDRKYGAAGAQPAELLLQMLERAWADANPLITVPAAEGCDDGSCSV, from the coding sequence ATGCAGGTAGAGGTCTGGTCCGACGTCGTGTGTCCGTGGTGCTACATCGGGAAGCGCCGTCTGGAGGCCGCGCTGGAGAAGTTCCCGCACCGCGACCAGGTCGAGGTCGTGTGGCGCTCCTTCCAGCTCGACCCCAGCGCCCCCGAGGGCGAGGTGCACCCGACGCTCCCGGCGCTGGCCGCCAAGTACGGCACCAGCGTCGAGCAGATGCGGCAGAACATGGCGCAGGTCGAGCAGGTCGCCGCCGGCGAGGGCCTGGAGTACTCCCTGACCGACGCCGTCAGCGGCAACACCCTGCTGGCCCACGAGCTGCTGCACCTGGCCGCCGGGCACGGCAAGCGCAACGAGCTCAAGGAGCTCCTGCTGCACGCCTACTTCGAGCAGGGGAAGTCCGTCTTCGACGTCGACTCGCTCGTCCCGTTCGCCGTCCAGGTGGGCCTGGACGAGGCCGAGGTGCGTGAGGCGCTCGGCGACCGGCGCTACCTGGCTGCTGTCCGGCAGGACAGCGCCACCGCCCAGTCGCTCGGTGCCACCGGCGTCCCGTTCTTCGTGGTCGACCGCAAGTACGGCGCAGCGGGTGCCCAGCCGGCCGAGTTGCTGCTCCAGATGCTGGAGCGCGCCTGGGCCGACGCGAACCCGCTGATCACCGTCCCCGCGGCCGAAGGGTGCGACGACGGCAGCTGCTCGGTCTGA
- a CDS encoding alpha-glucosidase encodes MAADQPAWWTRAVVYQVYPRSFMDSDGDGIGDLGGVLLHLDHLADLGVDVLWLSPVYPSPQADNGYDISDYTDIDPLFGSLEQLDELIAALHARGMKLLMDLVVNHTSDQHPWFLESRSSTDSPKRDWYWWRPPRGGMAAGDPGAEPTNWQSFFSGPVWELDEASGEYYLHLFDRRQPDLNWENPEVRAAIHDMMRWWLDRGVDGFRMDVINMISKDVAEDGHLHDGPPLPGSSLGDGSASYLCGPRIHEFLAEMHREVFAGRDGAFLTVGEMPGVTVEEARLFTDPARGEVDMVFQFEHVGLDHGTSKWDLRPLRMRDLKASLGRWQAGLADVGWNSLYWDNHDQPRAVSRFGDDSPEFRRDSATCLATLLHLHRGTPYVYQGQELGMANFPFTSLEDFRDVESLNHHVQAVSAGQDPAEVLVALRTMSRDNARTPVQWDASPNAGFTSGTPWLAVNPDHVQWNAAAQRDDEGSVLAHYRRLIALRHELPVVALGDFAMLLPEHDDVYAFTRSLDDVTLLVVCNLSRTAFRLAGLLPDAPAAELVLGNLPGDDPAELRPWEARVLRLP; translated from the coding sequence ATGGCCGCTGACCAGCCCGCGTGGTGGACCCGTGCCGTCGTCTACCAGGTCTACCCGCGCTCGTTCATGGACTCCGACGGCGACGGCATCGGTGACCTCGGCGGCGTGCTGCTGCACCTGGACCACCTGGCCGACCTCGGCGTCGACGTCCTGTGGCTCTCGCCGGTCTACCCCTCGCCCCAGGCCGACAACGGCTACGACATCAGCGACTACACCGACATCGACCCGCTGTTCGGCTCGCTGGAGCAGCTCGACGAGCTGATCGCCGCGCTGCACGCCCGCGGGATGAAGCTGCTGATGGACCTGGTGGTCAACCACACCAGCGACCAGCACCCGTGGTTCCTCGAGTCGCGCTCGTCGACGGACTCCCCCAAGCGCGACTGGTACTGGTGGCGGCCGCCGCGCGGGGGCATGGCGGCCGGCGACCCCGGAGCCGAGCCGACCAACTGGCAGTCGTTCTTCTCCGGCCCGGTCTGGGAGCTCGACGAGGCGTCCGGCGAGTACTACCTGCACCTGTTCGACCGCCGGCAGCCCGACCTGAACTGGGAGAACCCCGAGGTCAGGGCGGCGATCCACGACATGATGCGGTGGTGGCTCGACCGCGGGGTCGACGGCTTCCGCATGGACGTCATCAACATGATCAGCAAGGACGTCGCCGAGGACGGGCACCTGCACGACGGCCCGCCCCTGCCCGGCTCCTCCCTCGGCGACGGCTCGGCGTCCTACCTGTGCGGGCCGCGGATCCACGAGTTCCTGGCCGAGATGCACCGCGAGGTGTTCGCCGGGCGGGACGGAGCGTTCCTCACCGTCGGCGAGATGCCCGGCGTCACCGTCGAGGAGGCCCGGCTGTTCACCGATCCGGCCCGCGGCGAGGTGGACATGGTCTTCCAGTTCGAGCACGTCGGGCTGGACCACGGGACGTCGAAGTGGGACCTCCGCCCGCTGCGGATGCGCGACCTCAAGGCCTCACTCGGCCGCTGGCAGGCCGGGCTGGCCGACGTCGGGTGGAACTCCCTCTACTGGGACAACCACGACCAGCCCCGCGCGGTCTCCCGCTTCGGCGACGACTCCCCCGAGTTCCGCCGCGACTCCGCCACCTGCCTGGCCACGCTGCTGCACCTGCACCGGGGGACGCCGTACGTCTACCAGGGCCAGGAGCTCGGGATGGCGAACTTCCCGTTCACCTCGCTGGAGGACTTCCGCGACGTCGAGTCGCTCAACCACCACGTGCAGGCGGTGTCGGCCGGCCAGGACCCCGCGGAGGTGCTGGTCGCGCTGCGCACCATGAGCCGGGACAACGCCCGCACACCGGTGCAGTGGGACGCCTCCCCGAACGCCGGTTTCACCAGCGGGACGCCGTGGCTGGCCGTCAACCCCGACCACGTCCAGTGGAACGCCGCGGCGCAGCGGGACGACGAGGGGTCGGTGCTGGCCCACTACCGCCGGCTGATCGCGCTGCGGCACGAGCTGCCCGTGGTGGCCCTCGGTGACTTCGCGATGCTGCTGCCCGAGCACGACGACGTGTACGCGTTCACCCGCTCGCTGGACGACGTCACGCTGCTCGTCGTCTGCAACCTGTCCCGGACGGCGTTCCGGCTGGCCGGGCTGCTGCCCGACGCGCCGGCCGCCGAGCTGGTGCTGGGCAATCTCCCCGGCGACGACCCGGCCGAGCTGCGCCCGTGGGAGGCCCGCGTCCTGCGGCTGCCCTGA
- a CDS encoding tripartite tricarboxylate transporter TctB family protein, protein MADQAPQAPSRTSARDVVADVVLALLLLALFGWAFLEAADWSFKAALFPRIVTGLGFTMAALQLVQSLLRLARGRRAAGAPEPVTSPAGPIEPVPAATPAESVPQAAGATTEDDVNEDDVEYVFQTAGARRWTEAVTWVTAFFVLLYVAGLFVTAPLFSFLYLRFAGRRSWTFCAIYAVVVGVVLYVAFEVLLGIPVPPGLFLD, encoded by the coding sequence ATGGCAGACCAGGCCCCGCAGGCGCCGTCGCGGACATCGGCGAGGGATGTCGTGGCCGACGTCGTCCTCGCCCTGCTGCTGCTGGCTCTCTTCGGCTGGGCCTTCCTCGAAGCCGCCGACTGGTCGTTCAAGGCGGCACTCTTCCCGCGCATCGTGACGGGCCTCGGGTTCACGATGGCGGCTCTGCAGCTGGTCCAGTCACTGCTGCGGCTCGCGCGCGGCCGCCGCGCCGCGGGCGCTCCCGAGCCGGTCACCAGCCCGGCCGGTCCCATCGAGCCGGTGCCGGCGGCCACGCCCGCGGAGTCCGTGCCCCAGGCGGCGGGCGCGACCACCGAGGACGACGTGAACGAGGACGACGTCGAGTACGTCTTCCAGACCGCGGGCGCCCGGCGCTGGACCGAGGCCGTCACCTGGGTGACGGCGTTCTTCGTGCTGCTCTACGTCGCCGGCCTGTTCGTGACGGCGCCGTTGTTCTCGTTCCTGTACCTGCGCTTCGCCGGCCGGCGGTCCTGGACGTTCTGCGCGATCTACGCCGTCGTGGTGGGGGTGGTGCTGTACGTCGCCTTCGAGGTCCTACTCGGCATCCCGGTGCCGCCCGGCCTCTTCCTGGACTGA
- a CDS encoding MFS transporter, whose translation MGRVVEAVLPTRMGTPFRWLVGSSWVSNLGDGIALAAGPLLIAAQTSDPFLVAMAALLQRLPWLLFGLYAGVLADRVDRRLLVVAVNVLRTGVLAVLTVVLVAGAVDIGVVLGAMFLLGTAEVFADTTTGTLLPMVVHRADLGIGNARLMAGALTMNQLAGPAVGAVLFAAGTAWPFLVQAMCVALGALLVSRMVLPPLPPPTGERHLGREIAEGLRWTWGTARCAP comes from the coding sequence GTGGGGCGGGTCGTCGAGGCGGTGCTGCCCACCCGCATGGGGACGCCGTTCCGCTGGCTGGTCGGCTCCTCCTGGGTCAGCAACCTCGGCGACGGCATCGCGCTCGCCGCCGGGCCGCTGCTGATCGCCGCGCAGACCTCCGACCCGTTCCTCGTGGCGATGGCCGCCCTGCTCCAGCGGCTGCCGTGGCTGCTCTTCGGGCTCTACGCCGGGGTGCTGGCCGACCGGGTGGACCGCCGGCTGCTCGTGGTCGCCGTCAACGTGCTGCGGACCGGCGTCCTCGCCGTGCTGACCGTGGTGCTGGTCGCCGGCGCGGTGGACATCGGGGTGGTGCTGGGCGCCATGTTCCTGCTCGGGACGGCGGAGGTGTTCGCCGACACCACCACCGGCACCCTGCTGCCGATGGTGGTCCACCGCGCGGACCTGGGCATCGGCAACGCCCGGCTCATGGCCGGCGCGCTGACCATGAACCAGCTCGCCGGCCCGGCCGTCGGCGCGGTGCTGTTCGCGGCCGGCACGGCCTGGCCCTTCCTCGTGCAGGCGATGTGCGTCGCCCTCGGCGCCCTCCTGGTCTCCCGCATGGTCCTGCCGCCACTGCCGCCGCCGACCGGGGAGCGGCACCTCGGCCGGGAGATCGCCGAGGGCCTGCGCTGGACGTGGGGAACGGCCCGGTGCGCACCCTGA
- a CDS encoding tripartite tricarboxylate transporter substrate-binding protein yields MNTALPFRRSLRSLVALGLGAGVLSGCSSDSDTAASGGGDCASLEGETITIVVPYEPGGGYDSYTRLVAPYLEEEIGATIAVQNQPGAGGLLALNSLLAEDADGTNLAIMNGVGAGGSSIAGADGATFSLDDFTYIGRVASDPSLIVTSATGPYQTFDDVRTADEFRWGSTGPGAEDYVTSSLISAVFDIPGEVVTGFPGSGETELAVIQGSIDGMSGNLTSRRGAVEDGTQTPVLVVGEERPDWLPEDVPTVAELDTTEEQAELLDAHLALIELGRPFIGPPGMDEAATSCLRTAMAAAMENPELVEESVEQERELAFLPGDELEGLVQDLMDAPPAYSELLATLY; encoded by the coding sequence ATGAACACTGCCCTGCCGTTCCGGCGGAGCCTCCGGTCCCTGGTCGCGCTGGGCCTCGGCGCCGGTGTGCTCAGCGGCTGCTCGAGCGACTCCGACACCGCAGCCTCCGGAGGAGGTGACTGCGCCTCGCTCGAGGGGGAGACCATCACCATCGTCGTCCCCTACGAGCCCGGTGGCGGCTACGACTCCTACACCCGGCTGGTCGCGCCCTATCTCGAGGAGGAGATCGGGGCCACGATCGCCGTGCAGAACCAGCCCGGAGCGGGCGGGCTGCTGGCGCTCAACAGCCTGCTCGCCGAGGACGCGGACGGCACGAACCTCGCGATCATGAACGGCGTCGGTGCCGGCGGTTCGTCGATCGCGGGCGCGGACGGCGCCACCTTCTCCCTCGACGACTTCACCTACATCGGCCGGGTGGCCAGTGACCCGTCCCTGATCGTCACCAGCGCGACCGGCCCCTACCAGACGTTCGACGACGTCCGGACCGCGGACGAGTTCCGCTGGGGCTCGACCGGGCCGGGGGCCGAGGACTACGTGACCTCCTCCCTGATCAGCGCCGTCTTCGACATCCCCGGTGAGGTCGTCACCGGCTTCCCAGGCTCGGGTGAGACGGAACTGGCTGTCATCCAGGGCTCGATCGACGGGATGTCCGGCAACCTCACCAGCCGCCGCGGCGCGGTGGAGGACGGGACGCAGACCCCGGTGCTCGTCGTGGGCGAGGAGAGGCCCGACTGGCTGCCCGAGGACGTCCCGACGGTCGCGGAGCTCGACACGACCGAGGAGCAGGCAGAGCTCCTCGACGCCCACCTGGCGCTCATCGAGCTCGGCCGTCCCTTCATCGGCCCGCCCGGGATGGACGAGGCTGCGACGTCGTGCCTGCGCACCGCGATGGCCGCTGCGATGGAGAACCCGGAGCTGGTGGAGGAGTCCGTGGAGCAGGAGCGCGAGCTGGCCTTCCTGCCGGGTGACGAGCTCGAGGGCCTCGTCCAGGACCTCATGGACGCGCCGCCGGCCTACAGCGAGCTGCTGGCCACCCTGTACTGA
- a CDS encoding MFS transporter, producing MPNPYLQVLRTPHALPMVLAAFIGRLPLSMVGLGSVLLVASETGSYGLGGAVAAVGAVTTAIAGPLLGRWADTHGQRGVLLPVLAVFVLSGLVFLFSVREAWPLWIVFTSAGLAGACIPPVSSMIRVRWTHLLRGSHRLHTALAMESVVDEFVFIVGPVLVTFLSTTGHATSGVVTAFTLATVGSLLFAAQRRTEPEPHGHASRQGPSAIRTTGLRVLFVVGAAVGAILGTLEIALVAFADERDAMSLSGVLIASLAVGSMASGIGWGAIHWRLPLRLRLVGALILLTVLVVPLLFIDDIWVMVPFVVVAGVAVSPSLISSFTLAELLVPRSAVTEAFTWIGTALGLGVAVGASAAGKIVDVAGANLAFVVAVVAAAVGAVVVAVFQQLLHVPAEHAAEPALAG from the coding sequence GTGCCCAATCCGTACCTGCAGGTGCTGCGGACGCCGCACGCCCTGCCGATGGTGCTCGCCGCCTTCATCGGCCGGCTGCCCCTCTCGATGGTCGGGCTGGGTTCGGTCCTGCTGGTCGCGTCGGAGACCGGCTCCTACGGACTCGGCGGCGCCGTGGCCGCCGTGGGGGCGGTGACGACGGCGATCGCGGGGCCGCTGCTGGGGCGGTGGGCCGACACGCACGGCCAGCGCGGGGTGCTGCTGCCGGTGCTGGCCGTCTTCGTCCTCTCCGGCCTGGTCTTCCTGTTCTCCGTGCGCGAGGCCTGGCCGCTCTGGATCGTCTTCACCTCCGCGGGCCTGGCCGGGGCCTGCATCCCGCCGGTGTCCTCGATGATCCGCGTCCGCTGGACCCACCTGCTGCGCGGCAGCCACCGGCTGCACACCGCGCTGGCGATGGAGTCCGTCGTCGACGAGTTCGTCTTCATCGTCGGCCCGGTGCTGGTCACGTTCCTCTCCACGACGGGACACGCAACCTCGGGCGTGGTCACGGCGTTCACCCTCGCCACCGTGGGCAGCCTGCTGTTCGCCGCGCAGCGCCGCACCGAGCCAGAGCCGCACGGGCACGCGAGCCGGCAGGGTCCGTCGGCGATCCGCACCACGGGTCTGCGCGTCCTGTTCGTCGTCGGGGCCGCCGTGGGCGCCATCCTCGGCACGCTGGAGATCGCGCTGGTCGCGTTCGCCGACGAGCGGGACGCCATGTCGCTGTCCGGCGTGCTCATCGCCAGCCTGGCGGTGGGTTCGATGGCCAGCGGCATCGGCTGGGGGGCCATCCACTGGCGGCTGCCCCTCCGGCTCCGGCTGGTCGGCGCGCTCATCCTGCTCACCGTGCTGGTCGTCCCGCTGCTGTTCATCGACGACATCTGGGTCATGGTGCCGTTCGTGGTCGTCGCGGGCGTGGCGGTGTCACCCTCGCTGATCAGCTCCTTCACCCTGGCCGAGCTCCTGGTTCCCCGGTCGGCGGTGACGGAGGCGTTCACCTGGATCGGCACCGCACTGGGCCTGGGGGTGGCCGTGGGCGCCTCGGCCGCGGGTAAGATCGTCGACGTCGCCGGAGCCAACCTGGCCTTCGTGGTGGCGGTCGTTGCCGCCGCGGTCGGGGCGGTCGTCGTCGCCGTCTTCCAGCAGCTCCTGCATGTGCCCGCCGAGCACGCCGCCGAGCCGGCGCTCGCCGGCTGA
- a CDS encoding phosphoenolpyruvate carboxykinase (GTP), which produces MTTVATPGLENAPTTHARLLAWVREMAELTTPDQVVWVDGSEEESARLTQKLVDAGTFRPLEKKPNSYWCASDPSDVARVEDRTFICSVDEADAGPTNNWMDPNEMKSIMTELYRGCMRGRTMYVIPFCMGPVEAENPMFGVEITDSEYVVVSMRVMARIGSRILEAMGTDRPFVPAMHSLGAPLEPGQSDVPWPCSQTKYIVQFPEERMIWSYGSGYGGNALLGKKAYALRIASVMARDEGWLAEHMLILKLTSPQQKVYYVAGAFPSACGKTNLAMLEPTIPGWKVETIGDDIAWMRFGEDGRLYAVNPEYGLFGVAPGTGWDTNPNAMRTIDKGNSVFTNVALTDDGDVWWEGMTDEPPAHLTDWKGRDWTPDSDELSSHPNSRFCTPIAQCPILAPEYEDPKGVPISAILFGGRRKTTIPLVTEARDWNHGVFMGATLSSETTAAATGAVGVVRRDPFAMLPFIGYNAGDYFSHWVNTGKQADATKLPKIFYVNWFRRDEDGGFLWPGFGENSRVLKWVVERLEGTAAAVETPVGHVPTVDSLDISGLDTTPDEVEKALAVKPEEWREEIPQITEWFEKFGDKLPSTMWDELEILKSRLA; this is translated from the coding sequence GTGACCACCGTGGCCACCCCAGGTCTGGAGAATGCCCCCACCACGCACGCCCGCCTGCTGGCCTGGGTGCGCGAGATGGCCGAGCTGACGACGCCGGACCAGGTGGTCTGGGTCGACGGCAGCGAGGAGGAGTCGGCGCGACTCACCCAGAAGCTGGTCGACGCCGGCACCTTCCGGCCGCTGGAGAAGAAGCCCAACTCCTACTGGTGCGCCTCCGACCCCAGCGACGTCGCGCGCGTCGAGGACCGCACCTTCATCTGCTCGGTCGACGAGGCCGACGCGGGTCCCACCAACAACTGGATGGACCCGAACGAGATGAAGTCGATCATGACCGAGCTGTACCGGGGGTGCATGCGCGGCCGGACCATGTACGTCATCCCGTTCTGCATGGGTCCGGTCGAGGCCGAGAATCCCATGTTCGGCGTCGAGATCACCGACTCCGAGTACGTCGTCGTCTCCATGCGCGTGATGGCGCGCATCGGCAGCCGCATCCTCGAGGCGATGGGCACCGACCGCCCGTTCGTGCCGGCGATGCACTCCCTCGGCGCCCCGCTGGAGCCGGGGCAGTCCGACGTCCCGTGGCCGTGCAGCCAGACCAAGTACATCGTGCAGTTCCCCGAGGAGCGCATGATCTGGTCCTACGGCTCCGGCTACGGCGGCAACGCCCTGCTGGGCAAGAAGGCCTACGCCCTGCGCATCGCCTCGGTCATGGCCCGCGACGAGGGCTGGCTGGCCGAGCACATGCTGATCCTCAAGCTCACCAGCCCGCAGCAGAAGGTCTACTACGTGGCCGGCGCCTTCCCCTCGGCGTGCGGCAAGACGAACCTGGCGATGCTCGAGCCCACCATCCCCGGGTGGAAGGTGGAGACGATCGGCGACGACATCGCCTGGATGCGGTTCGGTGAGGACGGCCGGCTCTACGCCGTCAACCCGGAGTACGGCCTCTTCGGCGTCGCCCCGGGCACCGGCTGGGACACCAACCCGAACGCCATGCGCACGATCGACAAGGGCAACTCGGTCTTCACCAACGTCGCCCTCACCGACGACGGCGACGTCTGGTGGGAGGGCATGACCGACGAGCCGCCGGCCCACCTGACCGACTGGAAGGGCCGGGACTGGACGCCGGACAGCGACGAGCTCTCCAGCCACCCGAACAGCCGCTTCTGCACCCCGATCGCCCAGTGCCCGATCCTGGCGCCGGAGTACGAGGACCCCAAGGGCGTGCCCATCTCGGCGATCCTCTTCGGCGGCCGTCGCAAGACGACGATCCCACTGGTCACCGAGGCCCGGGACTGGAACCACGGCGTCTTCATGGGCGCCACGCTCTCGTCCGAGACCACCGCGGCCGCGACCGGGGCCGTCGGCGTGGTCCGTCGCGACCCGTTCGCCATGCTGCCGTTCATCGGCTACAACGCCGGTGACTACTTCTCCCACTGGGTGAACACGGGCAAGCAGGCCGACGCGACCAAGCTCCCGAAGATCTTCTACGTCAACTGGTTCCGGCGCGACGAGGACGGCGGCTTCCTGTGGCCGGGCTTCGGCGAGAACAGCCGCGTGCTCAAGTGGGTCGTCGAGCGCCTCGAGGGCACCGCTGCCGCCGTCGAGACCCCGGTCGGCCACGTGCCCACGGTCGACTCGCTCGACATCTCCGGCCTGGACACGACCCCGGACGAGGTCGAGAAGGCCCTCGCCGTGAAGCCGGAGGAGTGGCGCGAGGAGATCCCGCAGATCACCGAGTGGTTCGAGAAGTTCGGTGACAAGCTGCCCAGCACCATGTGGGACGAGCTGGAGATCCTGAAGAGCCGTCTGGCCTGA
- a CDS encoding tripartite tricarboxylate transporter permease — protein MLSDLISGLTQVFQPAPLALMLLGVAIGFVVGILPGLGGAVTLALMLPFTFDMQPVEAFAFLLGMWVVTSTTGDITSVLFGVPGEATSAATVLDGHPMTKRGEGGRALGAVLFSSALGAVFGAVVLALAIPVIRPVVLAFAPPEFFALTLLGLTFVVALSGKHLLKGFVMAAFGLLVALVGLDPQEGTQRYTFEQLYLWDGIGIVPLVVGLFGGAEVLQLMLSKRSIARAEPGDAPEASLSGVGQGIRDVLRHWPLVIRSSAIGTGVGIVPGLGGSVAQFMAYGAAQQSSKTPEMFGKGAVEGVIASGAVNNAKDSGSLIPTIGFGIPGGAGSAVLLSAFLIVGLNPGEEMLTTSLDVTFSMIWVTVLANFIAVGAAFFVLKPLTRLTFISGPLLVPFLLLLLALGAYTASNSFADVIVMIVAAIVGVVCIRYDWPRVPFLLAVVLGSLAERYLFLSYSLFEWSWLTRPIVLVIAAVMLLAIVAPVVRRARARGRAEKQRDQQSGVSV, from the coding sequence ATGCTGTCCGACCTGATCAGTGGCCTCACTCAGGTGTTCCAGCCGGCCCCGCTGGCGCTCATGCTGCTCGGTGTCGCCATCGGTTTCGTGGTCGGCATCCTTCCGGGCCTCGGTGGCGCCGTCACGCTGGCGCTGATGCTCCCGTTCACCTTCGACATGCAGCCGGTCGAGGCGTTCGCCTTCCTGCTGGGCATGTGGGTGGTCACGTCGACGACGGGCGACATCACCTCGGTCCTCTTCGGAGTGCCCGGGGAGGCGACCTCGGCGGCCACGGTGCTCGACGGGCATCCCATGACCAAGCGCGGCGAGGGTGGCCGTGCGCTGGGGGCGGTGCTGTTCAGCTCGGCCCTCGGTGCCGTCTTCGGGGCCGTGGTGCTCGCGCTGGCCATCCCGGTGATCCGCCCGGTCGTACTCGCCTTCGCACCGCCGGAGTTCTTCGCCCTGACCTTGCTGGGTCTGACGTTCGTCGTCGCGCTGTCGGGCAAGCACCTGCTCAAGGGCTTCGTCATGGCCGCCTTCGGGCTGCTCGTCGCGCTCGTGGGGCTGGACCCGCAGGAAGGCACCCAGCGCTACACCTTCGAGCAGCTCTACCTGTGGGACGGCATCGGCATCGTGCCCCTCGTCGTGGGCCTCTTCGGTGGCGCCGAGGTGCTCCAGCTCATGCTGAGCAAGCGCAGCATCGCCCGCGCCGAGCCGGGTGACGCGCCGGAGGCATCCCTCTCCGGAGTCGGCCAGGGCATCCGTGACGTCCTGCGGCACTGGCCGCTCGTCATCCGTTCCAGCGCCATCGGCACCGGCGTGGGGATCGTCCCGGGCCTGGGTGGCTCGGTGGCCCAGTTCATGGCCTACGGCGCCGCGCAGCAGAGCTCGAAGACGCCGGAGATGTTCGGCAAGGGCGCGGTCGAAGGGGTCATCGCCTCGGGGGCGGTGAACAACGCCAAGGACAGCGGGTCGCTGATCCCGACGATCGGCTTCGGCATCCCCGGCGGTGCCGGTAGCGCCGTCCTCCTGTCGGCCTTCCTCATCGTCGGCCTCAACCCCGGCGAGGAGATGCTGACGACGTCCCTCGACGTCACCTTCTCGATGATCTGGGTGACCGTCCTGGCGAACTTCATCGCGGTGGGGGCGGCGTTCTTCGTCCTCAAGCCGCTCACCCGCCTGACGTTCATCTCGGGCCCGCTGCTGGTGCCGTTCCTGCTGCTCCTGCTGGCGCTCGGCGCCTACACCGCCAGCAACAGCTTCGCCGACGTGATCGTGATGATCGTGGCCGCGATCGTCGGCGTGGTCTGCATCCGCTACGACTGGCCCCGGGTGCCCTTCCTGCTCGCCGTCGTGCTGGGCTCCCTCGCCGAGCGGTACCTCTTCCTCTCCTACTCGCTGTTCGAGTGGTCGTGGCTGACCCGGCCGATCGTGCTGGTGATCGCCGCTGTGATGCTGCTGGCGATCGTCGCGCCGGTGGTGCGCCGCGCCCGTGCCCGCGGGCGCGCGGAGAAGCAGCGCGACCAGCAGAGCGGTGTGTCGGTGTGA
- a CDS encoding FKBP-type peptidyl-prolyl cis-trans isomerase, giving the protein MAELTRPEVEPPTGPAPDDLVIEDLVVGEGQEAKAGDLVSAHYVGVTHDGGEQFDASWDRGDPLEFRVGVGMVIQGWDEGIVGMKVGGRRRLTIPPHKAYGDRGAGGVIKPGATLVFVVDLVGVRPFTGG; this is encoded by the coding sequence GTGGCCGAGCTGACCCGACCCGAGGTCGAGCCGCCGACCGGACCGGCCCCCGACGACCTGGTGATCGAGGACCTCGTCGTGGGCGAGGGCCAGGAGGCCAAGGCCGGCGACCTGGTGAGCGCCCACTACGTGGGCGTGACGCACGACGGCGGCGAGCAGTTCGACGCCTCCTGGGACCGTGGCGACCCGCTGGAGTTCCGCGTGGGCGTCGGCATGGTCATCCAGGGCTGGGACGAGGGCATCGTCGGCATGAAGGTGGGCGGACGTCGTCGGCTCACCATCCCGCCGCACAAGGCCTACGGCGACCGCGGCGCCGGCGGCGTCATCAAGCCCGGCGCCACGCTGGTCTTCGTCGTCGATCTCGTCGGCGTGCGCCCCTTCACCGGCGGCTGA